A window from Salvia miltiorrhiza cultivar Shanhuang (shh) chromosome 2, IMPLAD_Smil_shh, whole genome shotgun sequence encodes these proteins:
- the LOC131009991 gene encoding extensin-like codes for MCCYVGKATKIFIFLLTLFAFSTLIFGFAFLTRHQKSDHAPPPVFPAPASTYPIPTVTQPPDNNHATPGAPDSSSSPPPPPPPVAPFPPPPPRVASTTPRSQVAPLQHPPPVASAPPPPPVDLFPPPPPQSPPRVSAAAPPPALCPEK; via the coding sequence ATGTGTTGTTACGTGGGAAAAGCAACCAAGATCTTCATCTTCCTGCTCACACTCTTCGCCTTCTCCACCCTTATTTTCGGCTTCGCCTTCCTCACGCGCCACCAAAAATCCGACCACGCGCCGCCGCCGGTTTTCCCCGCTCCGGCCTCCACTTACCCTATTCCAACTGTTACTCAGCCGCCGGATAATAATCACGCCACTCCTGGCGCTCCTGATTCGTCatcatcgccgccgccgcctccaccaccgGTGGCTCCGtttccaccgccgccgcctcgcgTAGCTTCGACCACACCACGCTCGCAGGTGGCGCCGCTCCAGCATCCGCCGCCGGTAGCTTCGGCCCCGCCGCCTCCTCCGGTAGATTTGTtccctccgcctccgcctcaaTCGCCGCCTAGGGTTAGCGCGGCGGCTCCTCCGCCGGCATTATGTCCTGAGAAATGA
- the LOC131009222 gene encoding uncharacterized protein LOC131009222 isoform X2: MCENRRKMPVIPFAATRSGIRDFLLAVSALLSISLLLYLHHLDLPPNVVSHSAVQSRAALPPPLSLHGILFSIASSSSSLHRRAPYLRVWHRPIAHLNTTFIFLDRPPRQPLPPSLPPIIVPPGAASLAAGHRIARIVKDAVALDAPGVCWYVFGDDDTLFFTGNLVRILSKYDHNKWYYVGSSSESYEQNEKFSFDMAYGGGGFAISAPLARVLARVLDSCIGRYRHLYGSDARIFACLAELGVSLTVEKGFHQVDVRGDLFGLLSAHPLSLVASLHHIDAIEPIFPGRTRLNALEHLSKASRVDPARIFQQTVCYDHTSSVTVSISWGYAVQVYEGNQLLPEVLSLQRTFRPWKRGKDVSSSRYMFNTRDYASDPCKRPVAFFLHTVSADTTGIWTEYTRHNSGNCSKIKALERLKAVSLYSHNRDTNTDQMEAPRRHCCDISSFSDETMTVQIRKCGILELIAMRG, encoded by the exons ATGTGTGAAAACCGCCGGAAAATGCCCGTGATTCCGTTCGCCGCCACGCGATCTGGCATCAGAGACTTCCTCCTCGCCGTCTCCGCCTTACTCTCCATCTCTCTGCTCCTCTACCTCCACCACCTCGACCTCCCGCCCAACGTCGTCTCTCACTCCGCCGTCCAATCTCGCGCCGCTCTCCCTCCGCCGCTCTCTCTCCACGGCATCCTCTTCTCCATcgcctcctcctcttcctcccTCCACCGCCGCGCTCCCTACCTCCGCGTCTGGCACCGCCCGATCGCTCACCTCAACACTACATTCATCTTCCTCGACCGTCCCCCACGCCAGCCCCTCCCGCCATCCCTCCCTCCCATCATCGTCCCGCCCGGCGCCGCCTCTCTAGCCGCCGGCCACCGCATCGCTCGCATTGTCAAGGACGCCGTCGCCTTAGACGCTCCCGGCGTTTGTTGGTACGTTTTCGGCGACGATGATACCTTGTTTTTCACGGGGAATTTGGTGAGGATTTTGTCGAAATACGACCACAATAAGTGGTATTATGTTGGCTCTAGCTCCGAGAGTTATGAGCAGAATGAGAAATTTAGTTTTGACATGGCGTATGGGGGTGGTGGATTCGCGATCAGTGCGCCATTGGCTCGGGTTTTGGCTAGGGTTCTCGATTCATGTATCGGTAGGTACCGCCATTTATACGGAAGCGATGCTCGAATTTTCGCTTGCTTAGCTGAGCTAGGTGTCTCGTTGACTGTCGAGAAAGGGTTCCATCAG GTTGATGTTCGAGGAGATTTATTTGGGTTGCTTTCTGCACATCCATTATCACTTGTTGCATCACTGCATCACATAGATGCTATTGAACCAATCTTTCCTGGTAGGACCCGGCTTAATGCTTTGGAGCATCTTTCCAAAGCTTCACGTGTTGATCCTGCTAGGATTTTCCAGCAGACTGTTTGCTACGACCACACTAGTTCAGTTACAGTTTCAATCTCATGGGGTTATGCTGTTCAAGTGTATGAAGGGAACCAACTTCTTCCTGAAGTACTCTCACTTCAGAGAACTTTTAGGCCATGGAAGAGAGGAAAAGATGTATCTTCAAGCCGTTATATGTTCAACACAAGAGATTACGCTAGTGATCCATGCAAAAGACCTGTTGCCTTCTTTCTGCATACTGTTAGTGCTGATACAACTGGTATCTGGACTGAATACACTAGACACAATTCTGGAAATTGTTCTAAAATCAAAGCACTAGAGAGACTGAAAGCAGTTAGTCTTTATTCTCACAATCGAGACACTAATACTGACCAG ATGGAAGCACCACGCCGTCATTGCTGTGATATTTCATCATTTTCTGATGAAACAATGACTgtccaaataagaaaatgtgGAATTCTTGAATTGATTGCCATGCGGGGATAA
- the LOC131009208 gene encoding beta-amylase isoform X1: protein MVDVWWGIIEAKGPKQYDWNSYKKLFDLVQKSGLRIQAIMSFHQCGGNIGDAVHIPIPEWVLAVGEEDEDIFYTNRAGIRDPEYLSLGVDSLPIFRGRTAIEMYRDFMQSFKEAMAELLESGTIIDIEVGLGPAGEMRYPSYPQDQGWFFPGIGEFQCYDKYMKQDFAAAAAKVGHPEWDLPDDAGMYNDTPERTGFFRANGTYLSVKGKFFLTWYSNKLIEHGDQILDEANKVFQGCRVRLAIKVSGIHWWYTDDSHACELTSGYYNVKGRDGYRPVARMISRHYGTLNFTCLEMKNTEQPVNAKSAPEQLVQQVLSGGWAENVDVAGENALQRYDRKAYNQILLNVRPNGVNKNGPPKYKMAGVTYLRLTDELFESKKFKIFKQFVKKMHADMEYSREMTDVPVLQRSKAKIPIEKLLEATEPIESISWDSETDMSVGGALADFLDNILDKFLSILK from the exons ATGGTCGACGTCTGGTGGGGTATCATTGAGGCCAAAGGCCCCAAACAATATGACTGGAATTCTTACAAGAAATTGTTCGATCTTGTGCAAAAATCCGGCCTCAGAATCCAGGCCATCATGTCGTTCCATCAGTGCGGCGGCAACATCGGCGACGCCGTCCACATTCCGATCCCGGAATGGGTCCTCGCCGTcggagaagaagatgaagacatCTTCTACACCAACAGAGCCGGCATTAGGGACCCTGAGTACCTCTCTCTTGGTGTTGATAGCCTCCCCATCTTTCGGGGACGAACGGCGATCGAG ATGTACAGGGACTTCATGCAGAGTTTTAAAGAGGCGATGGCGGAGTTATTGGAGTCCGGGACGATTATAGACATTGAGGTCGGATTGGGTCCCGCGGGGGAGATGAGGTACCCGTCATATCCCCAAGACCAGGGATGGTTTTTCCCTGGAATTGGGGAATTTCAG TGTTATGACAAGTACATGAAACAAGACTTTGCGGCCGCCGCGGCCAAAGTAGGGCACCCGGAATGGGATCTCCCGGACGATGCGGGCATGTACAACGACACGCCCGAGAGAACGGGCTTTTTCCGTGCGAACGGGACTTATCTATCTGTGAAAGGGAAGTTTTTCTTGACATGGTATTCGAACAAGTTAATTGAACATGGCGATCAGATCCTCGATGAGGCCAATAAGGTGTTCCAGGGATGCAGAGTCAGGCTTGCTATcaag GTCTCTGGAATCCACTGGTGGTACACGGACGATAGCCATGCCTGCGAGTTGACATCGGGGTACTATAATGTCAAAGGCAGGGATGGCTACCGTCCCGTGGCCAGGATGATATCCAGACACTACGGTACATTGAACTTCACATGTCTCGAGATGAAAAACACGGAGCAGCCGGTGAATGCTAAATCCGCCCCCGAACAACTTGTGCAGCAG GTATTGAGCGGTGGATGGGCCGAAAACGTGGACGTGGCCGGAGAAAATGCTCTTCAAAGATATGATCGGAAGGCCTATAATCAAATCCTACTAAATGTTAGGCCAAATGGTGTCAACAAAAATGGTCCACCTAAGTATAAGATGGCTGGAGTCACATACCTTCGATTGACCGATGAATTGTTTGagtcaaaaaaatttaaaatattcaaaCAATTTGTGAAGAAAATGCACGCGGATATG GAATACTCACGGGAAATGACGGATGTGCCCGTGTTGCAGAGATCGAAGGCGAAGATTCCAATTGAGAAACTTCTAGAAGCTACGGAACCAATCGAGTCGATTTCATGGGACAGCGAAACTGACATGAGCGTGGGAGGCGCTTTGGCTGATTTTTTGGACAATATATTGGACAAATTCCTTTCTATACTAAAATAA
- the LOC131009305 gene encoding uclacyanin-3-like: MSSKLMKTFLRLGVMAAVLMEMAAAANYTVGSPDGGWDQSTDLQTWASAIKFEEGDNLIFGYTTNHDVTEVSKPDFDSCTASSPLQPPHTGGAAVIPLTSAGSRYFICGTGGHCISGMKLAITTLAAASSPPPPASAAAPPPSTTPAVPSPPPSKTTAPSPPPKPSKVTPPPPAVPAPAPPPSGSALPPPPPPPSAAAKFDVMGSLTGLIMMVWLIIV, from the exons ATGTCGTCGAAATTAATGAAGACATTTTTGAGGTTGGGTGTGATGGCGGCGGTGTTGATGGAAATGGCGGCGGCTGCAAATTACACAGTTGGAAGCCCAGATGGTGGATGGGATCAATCCACAGATCTTCAAACATGGGCTTCTGCGATTAAGTTTGAGGAAGGAGATAATTTGA TTTTCGGGTACACCACAAACCATGACGTCACTGAAGTTTCGAAGCCGGATTTCGATTCCTGCACCGCCAGCAGCCCTCTGCAGCCGCCTCAcaccggcggcgccgccgtcatACCCCTCACTTCCGCCGGCAGCAGATACTTCATCTGCGGAACCGGCGGGCACTGCATCAGCGGCATGAAGCTCGCGATCACCAccctcgccgccgcctcctcgcCACCGCCtcccgcctccgccgccgcgccgccgccaTCCACCACCCCAGCCGTTCCCTCACCGCCGCCATCCAAAACTACGGCTCCCTCGCCGCCGCCGAAGCCCTCCAAGGTGACGCCCCCTCCTCCGGCGGTGCCGGCGCCGGCTCCTCCTCCGAGTGGCTCCGcgttgccgccgccgcctcctcctccgTCGGCGGCCGCGAAGTTTGATGTGATGGGTAGTCTTACCGGTCTAATTATGATGGTTTGGTTGATTATtgtttga
- the LOC131009318 gene encoding protein VASCULATURE COMPLEXITY AND CONNECTIVITY, translated as MGKFIGIFACLLIVALDVVGGILGIKAEAAQNQEKHLRLWIFECKEPSHDAYILGLAAASLLGIAHVLANLLGGCSVCTQEEIEKASPTKQLSIACLIFTWIILAVGLSMLVIGIISNHKSRASCGFTHHHFLSIGGILCMVHALFAVAYYVTATSNT; from the exons ATGGGGAAATTCATCGGCATTTTCGCCTGCCTCTTGATCGTTGCACTCGACGTCGTTGGTGGGATTCTTGGGATCAAAGCAGAAGCAGCTCAAAACCAG GAGAAGCATTTGAGGCTGTGGATATTTGAGTGCAAGGAGCCAAGCCATGATGCATATATATTAGGGTTAGCAGCAGCAAGTCTTCTTGGAATAGCTCATGTTTTGGCTAACTTGCTTGGAGGCTGCAGTGTTTGCACTCAAGAAGAGATTGAGAAAGCCTCTCCCACCAAGCAATTGTCCATTGCATGCCTTATTTTCACTTG GATCATCCTGGCCGTGGGGCTGTCGATGCTCGTGATCGGAATAATATCGAACCACAAATCGAGGGCGTCGTGCGGCTTCACGCACCACCATTTCTTGTCGATCGGCGGCATACTATGCATGGTTCACGCCCTCTTCGCCGTCGCATACTATGTTACTGCAACTTCGAACACTTGA
- the LOC131009202 gene encoding pentatricopeptide repeat-containing protein At3g12770-like, which produces MSFTINSQQKSFKSLHLPLKNFIFNPTFSRLLSSSTSCSTRSRNSIAAESFFTSLIAKSTRKIHLSQIQNQLTLHGFHNNSFLITKFIARSFELKEIDHARQLFDEIPDRNVFLWNAVIKGYSMQKMFDKVIEMYSAMQSASVAPDAFTFPHVLKACGELPALGYGRALHSQILRHGFGNDVFLQNGLLSLYVKCEESASARLILDLLKCKDVVSWTLIISAYVQKGLPTEALRIFKNMRESSVQPDWIASISALKAYSDIGDLDQGRCLHSLVIRMGYDLEPDLRVALTSLYAKCGEATAARLLLDEAKSEDVMLWNSIISGLAKSGHAAEALELFSEMLCRDIRPDAVTIQSSVVACSQLGSLEKAKMMESYVSDSRYSHDVVIRTALIDMYAKCGSVEMARRVFDTTAEKDVVVWSAMITSYALHGWGRHALALFHEMVEAGECPNEVTFLGLITACSRSGLVEEGWEVFRSMREGYGVEPGQRHYAGVVDMLGRAGDLGRAWRFIEGMDVEPGASVWGALLSACEVHRDVGLGERAAERLLALDALDTGRCVVLSNLYASAGRWDGVARVREVMRSRGACKDSGCSVVEVNGGGRGSSELGGDVREGRLAGGRINGEEREMVALVQPL; this is translated from the coding sequence ATGTCATTCACCATCAATTCCCAACAGAAATCCTTCAAATCTCTCCATCTCCCGCTCAAGAACTTCATCTTCAATCCCACATTTTCCCGCCTCCTCTCTAGCAGCACCAGCTGCAGCACTCGCAGTCGCAATTCAATCGCCGCCGAATCTTTCTTCACGTCCCTCATCGCAAAATCAACCCGAAAGATTCATCTCTCCCAAATCCAAAACCAGTTAACCCTCCACGGATTTCATAACAACAGTTTCCTAATAACGAAATTCATCGCCCGAAGCTTCGAGCTCAAAGAAATCGACCACGCTCGCCAACTGTTCGACGAAATTCCCGACCGAAATGTCTTCCTTTGGAACGCAGTCATCAAAGGTTATTCAATGCAAAAAATGTTCGACAAAGTTATTGAAATGTATTCAGCAATGCAGAGTGCTTCTGTGGCTCCGGACGCCTTCACGTTTCCTCACGTGCTCAAAGCTTGTGGAGAATTACCTGCATTGGGCTACGGCCGGGCTCTTCATTCGCAGATTCTCAGGCATGGATTCGGCAACGACGTTTTCTTGCAAAACGGGCTTCTCTCGCTCTACGTGAAGTGTGAGGAGAGCGCGAGTGCCCGCTTGATTCTTGATTTGTTGAAGTGCAAGGATGTGGTTTCATGGACTTTGATCATCTCAGCTTATGTCCAGAAAGGGCTGCCTACGGAGGCTTTGAGGATCTTCAAGAACATGAGAGAATCGAGCGTGCAGCCGGATTGGATCGCCTCGATTAGTGCCTTGAAGGCGTATTCTGATATTGGGGATTTGGATCAAGGGAGGTGTCTCCACAGTTTGGTGATTAGAATGGGGTATGATCTGGAGCCTGACCTTCGCGTCGCGCTCACCTCCTTATACGCGAAGTGTGGTGAGGCTACGGCTGCAAGATTGCTCCTTGATGAGGCGAAATCCGAGGATGTGATGCTTTGGAACTCCATCATCTCTGGTTTGGCCAAAAGTGGCCATGCTGCCGAGGCTTTGGAGCTTTTTAGTGAGATGCTATGTCGAGATATTCGACCGGATGCTGTGACGATACAGTCCTCTGTCGTGGCCTGTTCGCAGCTGGGGTCGCTCGAGAAGGCTAAGATGATGGAGAGCTACGTGAGCGACAGTAGATATAGCCACGACGTGGTGATCAGGACGGCTTTGATTGATATGTACGCCAAGTGCGGGAGCGTGGAGATGGCTCGGAGGGTGTTCGACACCACTGCAGAGAAGGATGTGGTGGTGTGGAGCGCGATGATCACGAGCTACGCCCTGCACGGGTGGGGGAGGCACGCGCTGGCCCTGTTCCACGAGATGGTGGAGGCAGGGGAATGCCCTAATGAGGTGACGTTCCTCGGCCTCATCACGGCCTGCAGCCGCTCGGGGCTCGTGGAGGAGGGGTGGGaggtgttccggagcatgagggAGGGCTACGGGGTCGAGCCGGGGCAGAGGCACTACGCGGGCGTGGTGGATATGCTGGGGAGAGCAGGGGATTTGGGGAGGGCGTGGAGGTTCATCGAGGGCATGGATGTTGAGCCGGGCGCCTCGGTGTGGGGGGCTCTGCTGAGCGCGTGCGAGGTGCATCGCGATGTGGGGTTAGGGGAGCGTGCTGCGGAGAGGCTCCTGGCGCTGGACGCGCTGGACACGGGGCGCTGCGTGGTGCTGTCGAACCTCTACGCGTCTGCTGGCCGATGGGATGGGGTGGCGAGGGTGAGGGAGGTGATGAGGTCGAGGGGGGCGTGCAAGGATTCGGGGTGTAGCGTAGTCGAGGTCAATGGCGGCGGGCGAGGCTCGTCTGAGCTTGGAGGAGACGTGCGGGAGGGTCGACTGGCCGGAGGCAGGATCAATGGAGAAGAGAGGGAGATGGTTGCCCTTGTGCAACcattgtga
- the LOC131009222 gene encoding uncharacterized protein LOC131009222 isoform X3, which yields MRGCVFLEGMPPNGTLDQADAGSLPPICASEDTSRFRYTYRHGHRSAIRVARVVLETVALNHPNVRWFVFGDDDTLFFPENLVKTLSKYDDGLWYYIGTNSESFAQNKLFSYEMAFGGAGFAISYPLAKVLASVLDSCLVRYPHLYGSDSRIQACLAELGISLTHEPGFHQMDIRGSMLGFLTSHPLRPIVSLHHWEAMDSIFPKMEPKEAMKHLFQAVNIDSQRVVQQTVCYDRWFSWTISVSWGYAVQIFPHHLFLPDALRTLKTYQLWKKGGSGIYELYEVDTLALHPDPCRRPTVFFLHSLSSAADGIRSFYRRMTSENCTFDAFSPRKIEQIIVMSHKLDLDQQQLLAPRRQCCDVLPSAAENVMEIAIRECGLEELVHMH from the exons ATGAGGGGTTGTGTATTCTTGGAAGGCATGCCACCAAACGGAACACTTGATCAGGCTGATGCCGGTTCTCTTCCTCCTATATGTGCATCAGAGGACACGTCGAGGTTCCGTTACACATACAGGCACGGCCACCGTTCAGCCATACGCGTGGCACGTGTGGTGTTGGAGACCGTTGCCCTTAACCACCCCAATGTGAGGTGGTTTGTGTTTGGGGATGATGACACACTTTTCTTCCCTGAGAATCTTGTCAAGACTCTTTCAAAGTATGATGATGGCCTGTGGTATTACATTGGGACGAACTCGGAGAGTTTTGCTCAGAACAAGCTCTTCTCCTATGAAATGGCCTTTGGAGGAGCTGGCTTTGCTATCAGCTATCCTCTGGCCAAGGTTTTGGCTTCTGTGCTCGATTCGTGTTTGGTTCGATACCCTCACCTCTACGGAAGCGACAGTAGGATTCAAGCCTGCCTTGCGGAGCTCGGCATCAGTCTCACTCATGAGCCAGGATTCCATCAG ATGGATATTCGTGGGAGTATGCTAGGATTCTTGACCTCTCATCCACTTAGGCCTATTGTTTCTCTCCATCACTGGGAGGCCATGGATTCGATTTTCCCCAAAATGGAACCAAAAGAGGCAATGAAACACTTGTTTCAAGCCGTGAACATCGATTCTCAGAGGGTCGTGCAGCAGACAGTGTGCTATGATCGTTGGTTTTCTTGGACAATCTCTGTTTCTTGGGGCTATGCTGTCCAAATCTTCCCGCACCACCTCTTCCTGCCAGACGCGCTGCGCACCCTAAAAACCTACCAGCTATGGAAGAAAGGAGGCAGCGGCATCTATGAGCTGTACGAAGTCGACACATTAGCCCTCCACCCTGATCCCTGCCGTAGGCCTACTGTGTTTTTCTTGCACAGTTTGTCGTCTGCAGCGGATGGGATAAGGAGCTTCTACAGAAGGATGACCTCCGAGAACTGCACATTCGATGCGTTCTCTCCGAGGAAGATTGAACAGATCATCGTTATGTCACACAAGCTTGATCTTGATCAGCAACAG CTTCTGGCGCCGCGGAGACAATGCTGCGATGTGCTGCCTTCTGCTGCTGAGAATGTGATGGAGATTGCTATTAGAGAATGTGGCCTTGAAGAGTTGGTACATATGCattga
- the LOC131009222 gene encoding uncharacterized protein LOC131009222 isoform X1, producing the protein MQITKVPSKPQASNRLVTLMIISLLLCTMYLLASFLILPSTKVIHLSSSLQGWSSPTTLEHIVFGIASNEKSWPSRKDYVRIWWRPQEMRGCVFLEGMPPNGTLDQADAGSLPPICASEDTSRFRYTYRHGHRSAIRVARVVLETVALNHPNVRWFVFGDDDTLFFPENLVKTLSKYDDGLWYYIGTNSESFAQNKLFSYEMAFGGAGFAISYPLAKVLASVLDSCLVRYPHLYGSDSRIQACLAELGISLTHEPGFHQMDIRGSMLGFLTSHPLRPIVSLHHWEAMDSIFPKMEPKEAMKHLFQAVNIDSQRVVQQTVCYDRWFSWTISVSWGYAVQIFPHHLFLPDALRTLKTYQLWKKGGSGIYELYEVDTLALHPDPCRRPTVFFLHSLSSAADGIRSFYRRMTSENCTFDAFSPRKIEQIIVMSHKLDLDQQQLLAPRRQCCDVLPSAAENVMEIAIRECGLEELVHMH; encoded by the exons ATGCAGATTACTAAAGTACCGTCCAAACCTCAAGCATCAAATCGCCTCGTAACCTTGATGATCATTTCATTACTTCTATGCACGATGTATCTGCTTGCATCATTCTTGATCCTCCCGAGCACGAAGGTAATACATTTGTCCAGTTCCTTACAAGGGTGGTCATCACCAACTACCCTTGAACACATAGTTTTTGGCATTGCCTCGAATGAGAAGTCCTGGCCTAGCAGGAAGGATTACGTTAGAATCTGGTGGAGGCCTCAGGAGATGAGGGGTTGTGTATTCTTGGAAGGCATGCCACCAAACGGAACACTTGATCAGGCTGATGCCGGTTCTCTTCCTCCTATATGTGCATCAGAGGACACGTCGAGGTTCCGTTACACATACAGGCACGGCCACCGTTCAGCCATACGCGTGGCACGTGTGGTGTTGGAGACCGTTGCCCTTAACCACCCCAATGTGAGGTGGTTTGTGTTTGGGGATGATGACACACTTTTCTTCCCTGAGAATCTTGTCAAGACTCTTTCAAAGTATGATGATGGCCTGTGGTATTACATTGGGACGAACTCGGAGAGTTTTGCTCAGAACAAGCTCTTCTCCTATGAAATGGCCTTTGGAGGAGCTGGCTTTGCTATCAGCTATCCTCTGGCCAAGGTTTTGGCTTCTGTGCTCGATTCGTGTTTGGTTCGATACCCTCACCTCTACGGAAGCGACAGTAGGATTCAAGCCTGCCTTGCGGAGCTCGGCATCAGTCTCACTCATGAGCCAGGATTCCATCAG ATGGATATTCGTGGGAGTATGCTAGGATTCTTGACCTCTCATCCACTTAGGCCTATTGTTTCTCTCCATCACTGGGAGGCCATGGATTCGATTTTCCCCAAAATGGAACCAAAAGAGGCAATGAAACACTTGTTTCAAGCCGTGAACATCGATTCTCAGAGGGTCGTGCAGCAGACAGTGTGCTATGATCGTTGGTTTTCTTGGACAATCTCTGTTTCTTGGGGCTATGCTGTCCAAATCTTCCCGCACCACCTCTTCCTGCCAGACGCGCTGCGCACCCTAAAAACCTACCAGCTATGGAAGAAAGGAGGCAGCGGCATCTATGAGCTGTACGAAGTCGACACATTAGCCCTCCACCCTGATCCCTGCCGTAGGCCTACTGTGTTTTTCTTGCACAGTTTGTCGTCTGCAGCGGATGGGATAAGGAGCTTCTACAGAAGGATGACCTCCGAGAACTGCACATTCGATGCGTTCTCTCCGAGGAAGATTGAACAGATCATCGTTATGTCACACAAGCTTGATCTTGATCAGCAACAG CTTCTGGCGCCGCGGAGACAATGCTGCGATGTGCTGCCTTCTGCTGCTGAGAATGTGATGGAGATTGCTATTAGAGAATGTGGCCTTGAAGAGTTGGTACATATGCattga
- the LOC131009208 gene encoding beta-amylase isoform X2, which yields MATSVVASKIVRFLPKKMAFNQLQELPDSDLQKNFALKINVIENLKSKRVYTPRAVTIDAPTEKTSQSVSNSPLANYVPLFVMLPLGVVTRENEFPDQEKMQRRLRELRNAGVDGVMVSWSTSGGVSLRPKAPNNMTGILTRNCSILCKNPASESRPSCRSISAAATSATPSTFRSRNGSSPSEKKMKTSSTPTEPALGTLSTSLLVLIASPSFGDERRSRDFMQSFKEAMAELLESGTIIDIEVGLGPAGEMRYPSYPQDQGWFFPGIGEFQCYDKYMKQDFAAAAAKVGHPEWDLPDDAGMYNDTPERTGFFRANGTYLSVKGKFFLTWYSNKLIEHGDQILDEANKVFQGCRVRLAIKVSGIHWWYTDDSHACELTSGYYNVKGRDGYRPVARMISRHYGTLNFTCLEMKNTEQPVNAKSAPEQLVQQVLSGGWAENVDVAGENALQRYDRKAYNQILLNVRPNGVNKNGPPKYKMAGVTYLRLTDELFESKKFKIFKQFVKKMHADMEYSREMTDVPVLQRSKAKIPIEKLLEATEPIESISWDSETDMSVGGALADFLDNILDKFLSILK from the exons ATGGCAACCAGTGTTGTTGCTTCAAAAATAGTGAGATTTTTGCCGAAGAAAATGGCGTTCAACCAGCTGCAAGAGTTGCCTGATTCCGATTTGCAGAAGAATTTCGCGCTGAAAATAAATGTGATTGAAAACCTCAAATCTAAGAGAGTTTATACCCCTCGGGCTGTCACGATCGATGCTCCTACGGag AAAACATCTCAAAGCGTAAGCAACAGTCCTCTAGCAAACTACGTTCCACTCTTCGTGATGCTCCCT TTGGGAGTAGTCACGAGAGAAAACGAATTTCCCGACCAAGAAAAGATGCAGCGGCGGCTGAGGGAGCTGCGAAACGCCGGCGTCGACGGCGTCATGGTGTCATGGTCGACGTCTGGTGGGGTATCATTGAGGCCAAAGGCCCCAAACAATATGACTGGAATTCTTACAAGAAATTGTTCGATCTTGTGCAAAAATCCGGCCTCAGAATCCAGGCCATCATGTCGTTCCATCAGTGCGGCGGCAACATCGGCGACGCCGTCCACATTCCGATCCCGGAATGGGTCCTCGCCGTcggagaagaagatgaagacatCTTCTACACCAACAGAGCCGGCATTAGGGACCCTGAGTACCTCTCTCTTGGTGTTGATAGCCTCCCCATCTTTCGGGGACGAACGGCGATCGAG GGACTTCATGCAGAGTTTTAAAGAGGCGATGGCGGAGTTATTGGAGTCCGGGACGATTATAGACATTGAGGTCGGATTGGGTCCCGCGGGGGAGATGAGGTACCCGTCATATCCCCAAGACCAGGGATGGTTTTTCCCTGGAATTGGGGAATTTCAG TGTTATGACAAGTACATGAAACAAGACTTTGCGGCCGCCGCGGCCAAAGTAGGGCACCCGGAATGGGATCTCCCGGACGATGCGGGCATGTACAACGACACGCCCGAGAGAACGGGCTTTTTCCGTGCGAACGGGACTTATCTATCTGTGAAAGGGAAGTTTTTCTTGACATGGTATTCGAACAAGTTAATTGAACATGGCGATCAGATCCTCGATGAGGCCAATAAGGTGTTCCAGGGATGCAGAGTCAGGCTTGCTATcaag GTCTCTGGAATCCACTGGTGGTACACGGACGATAGCCATGCCTGCGAGTTGACATCGGGGTACTATAATGTCAAAGGCAGGGATGGCTACCGTCCCGTGGCCAGGATGATATCCAGACACTACGGTACATTGAACTTCACATGTCTCGAGATGAAAAACACGGAGCAGCCGGTGAATGCTAAATCCGCCCCCGAACAACTTGTGCAGCAG GTATTGAGCGGTGGATGGGCCGAAAACGTGGACGTGGCCGGAGAAAATGCTCTTCAAAGATATGATCGGAAGGCCTATAATCAAATCCTACTAAATGTTAGGCCAAATGGTGTCAACAAAAATGGTCCACCTAAGTATAAGATGGCTGGAGTCACATACCTTCGATTGACCGATGAATTGTTTGagtcaaaaaaatttaaaatattcaaaCAATTTGTGAAGAAAATGCACGCGGATATG GAATACTCACGGGAAATGACGGATGTGCCCGTGTTGCAGAGATCGAAGGCGAAGATTCCAATTGAGAAACTTCTAGAAGCTACGGAACCAATCGAGTCGATTTCATGGGACAGCGAAACTGACATGAGCGTGGGAGGCGCTTTGGCTGATTTTTTGGACAATATATTGGACAAATTCCTTTCTATACTAAAATAA